The Cannabis sativa cultivar Pink pepper isolate KNU-18-1 chromosome 8, ASM2916894v1, whole genome shotgun sequence genomic interval ACTTCCATTGAAGGTTCTTCACATGGATTACCACGATCCCATCCACGCTGATCCACATCTCCGGATCTTTAGGCCCCGCCGTTGAACTCTCAACTACGATCTCGTGAGCCTTCTTTCTCTCGTCGAATTTCGCTCGCGTCGAGAAAGTTCTCTTCGCGAACACGTTCTCCTTCTTGTAGAACAGAACCGCGTCGATTAGCGCTGGCCGCGATTTCGTCCTCTTGTATGCTTTCTTCTTGATATCGCCGATTAAGAGCACCACCTCATCGTCGCATATCAATGCTACGTAGAAATCGGTGCAGGGTTCCGGTCCGGCAGAGAATTTCGCTGATCGGAGATCCCAGTATACGTCGATGGAGTTATTGGATTCGATCTCGAACGATTTGAAACCTTTCTTACTCCAGAAATGCCAAGGTTTGAGGTCGATTTTGCAGGTATGGCAATGGAAATCGCCGTCTATGCTCTGGATGGCGATGTTGAAGAAATGGCTCATCAGGTTTTTGCACCAGGTCACCGTTACCTTCCGCCAGTAGCCGGAGATATTGGCCATGTAAACGCAGGTCACCGTGCTCTGTGCCGTTCTCGAGGTAATCGGTTCATCTGTGATTTTCTCTGCTAATGGTGGCGCCTGGTTCAACGAGTGATGACCTCGTAATGACCGACTAAACGACATCGTTTTATGTTCATACAGATTTCCTTATGCTATCTGCTCTGAAATTtacaacagaaaaaaaaaaaaaaaagaaaagaaaagaaaaactgaAAGGCTTgatgatttttttctttaaatatttgtATTAACTCCTCATAAAATCTCTTTATTGAAGAAGAACCTGATAAGATTTGGAACCTAGAAGAACAATGAGAGACTCAGAAAGAAGATTTTTGacctttgatgttgaaacttggaaaatgaaattttattttctctttttctttttcttttagtttttgtGTCATAAAAATATGAAGTTAGTTATTTAGAGGGAAAATTCTATATTGAGGTTGTAAATAAATAGGACTCCGAAACAGAAGGGAGtagaaaattttatatttatattttaattaatattgatttattgtattttgtacACAGCTGTTTGATTTTCTACTCTTGAATATGAAACTGTTTTTTTTGTATGCCATTTTGGGTTAAATATCAGTGGTTCCCATACgtatttgaattaaataaaataactgaATACTTATCTCATTTTATTCGTAAATTGATATAAAATCAAGTCATTTTATTTAGACTTTAGAATTGTtttattgataatgatgatTCAGTGGTGCAATCCCAATTTatcatattaaaaatatatacgtTCATGAGAGATAAAAGAAG includes:
- the LOC115698805 gene encoding uncharacterized protein LOC115698805; this translates as MSFSRSLRGHHSLNQAPPLAEKITDEPITSRTAQSTVTCVYMANISGYWRKVTVTWCKNLMSHFFNIAIQSIDGDFHCHTCKIDLKPWHFWSKKGFKSFEIESNNSIDVYWDLRSAKFSAGPEPCTDFYVALICDDEVVLLIGDIKKKAYKRTKSRPALIDAVLFYKKENVFAKRTFSTRAKFDERKKAHEIVVESSTAGPKDPEMWISVDGIVVIHVKNLQWKFRGNQTVVVGGNGNSQTVQVFWDVHDWLFGSPGNGHGLFIFKPGIAEIEESEMEDSGHGSENGSLYYSTISNSNTSEFCLFLHAWKIE